The following are encoded in a window of Ruminiclostridium herbifermentans genomic DNA:
- a CDS encoding ABC transporter substrate-binding protein, protein MKIINYKVKNYIAVLLLIIAFVPITSCSNEEAVRDESKAKESKAEIKIDVMKNEHYLLAAISEFNETHDNVRISYDDLINFNEEYRNKYITSLAVGEGPDILRIEPRLFVAVNKMVNSGIFYDLNKLIDKDKDFKLSDYNQKVLESGVFNGKRFYIPLGYDFSTFFVKGGTLKENGFTTEGPNWTLANFADEAYSYTQKNKGKGFIVTWDFALSDIVKISGINFIDYVKKDAKFDSSEFIELINIYKKLNSTVILAKDVSASYTGSEDLLEISTVCPEFENGTALIMDNSVASPMWFRDFINQKTNLYLFPQYTSKKTILLEPMVSLAINSKCIHKDEAYEFIKLLLSDEYQSISIMKRDFPYIPVNTKAYLNNVNCFISNLGDQAVEEIYDREKRKLQVEAQLKEIDSISICDTVDAQIYNIMDSEVKAFIDGKYSAEQTAKIIQDKVMLYLNE, encoded by the coding sequence ATGAAAATAATAAATTATAAAGTAAAAAATTATATAGCCGTTTTATTATTAATAATAGCATTTGTGCCAATTACATCTTGTTCAAATGAAGAGGCTGTACGTGATGAAAGCAAAGCTAAAGAATCAAAGGCAGAAATAAAAATAGATGTTATGAAAAATGAACATTATTTGCTTGCAGCAATTTCGGAATTTAATGAGACTCACGATAATGTACGCATTAGTTATGATGATTTAATTAATTTTAATGAGGAATATAGAAATAAGTACATCACCAGTTTAGCTGTAGGTGAAGGACCAGACATACTAAGAATTGAGCCTCGATTATTTGTTGCAGTTAATAAGATGGTTAATTCAGGAATATTTTATGATTTGAATAAGTTAATTGATAAAGATAAGGACTTCAAGCTTTCAGATTATAACCAAAAGGTACTGGAGAGCGGGGTATTTAACGGCAAAAGGTTTTATATACCTTTAGGGTATGACTTTAGTACTTTTTTTGTAAAGGGAGGGACATTAAAAGAGAATGGCTTTACTACGGAAGGTCCTAACTGGACACTAGCAAACTTTGCAGATGAGGCATATTCGTATACGCAGAAAAATAAGGGAAAAGGGTTTATTGTAACTTGGGATTTTGCTTTAAGCGATATAGTTAAAATTAGTGGAATAAACTTTATTGACTATGTAAAGAAGGATGCGAAGTTTGATTCTTCAGAATTTATAGAGTTAATAAATATTTATAAAAAGCTAAATTCTACAGTGATATTAGCAAAAGATGTTTCTGCTAGTTACACAGGAAGTGAGGATCTCCTTGAGATAAGTACAGTCTGCCCTGAATTTGAGAATGGTACTGCCCTAATAATGGATAACAGTGTAGCTTCCCCCATGTGGTTTAGGGACTTTATTAACCAAAAAACCAATTTATATTTGTTCCCTCAATATACAAGTAAGAAAACCATTTTGCTAGAACCTATGGTGTCTTTAGCTATTAATTCAAAATGTATACATAAGGACGAAGCGTATGAATTTATTAAATTATTACTGTCAGATGAGTATCAAAGTATCAGCATTATGAAAAGAGATTTTCCATACATTCCGGTTAATACAAAGGCTTATTTAAATAACGTAAATTGTTTTATAAGCAATCTAGGTGACCAAGCAGTTGAGGAGATTTATGACCGAGAAAAAAGAAAGCTGCAAGTAGAAGCACAGCTAAAGGAAATAGATAGTATTAGCATATGTGATACTGTAGATGCTCAAATCTACAATATTATGGACAGTGAGGTAAAAGCTTTTATTGATGGGAAGTATAGCGCAGAACAGACTGCAAAGATTATTC